From Paracoccus suum, the proteins below share one genomic window:
- the thrC gene encoding threonine synthase: MRYVSTRGTAPHLPFDEAMLTGLARDGGLYVPETIPTLGADQIAAMEGLPYEEVAAQVMQPFLGESFTPDELRGAIERAYAGFSHPARAPLVQLAPRHHLLELFHGPTLAFKDFAMQLIGQLFQIALARTGRRITIVGATSGDTGSAAIEAFRGLPNVEVFILYPHGRVSEVQRRQMTTPVESNVHALAIDGHFDDAQARLKDLFNDHAFRDEVGLAGVNSINWGRVLAQVVYYFTAAVSLGAPHRPVAFSVPTGNFGDILAGTVARRMGLPVARLIVATNQNDILHRALTTGEYRTTKVAPSISPSMDIQVSSNFERALFWAYGGDAAAVAQLMDELRSDGGFTISQGALQALREAYASGRASEDETLATIRDTFAATGELLCPHSAVGVKVAAEHLAPGLPMVTLATAHPAKFPDAVEKATGIRPPLPPHMADLMARPERITRVENDAEALKSLVRSRRSE, encoded by the coding sequence ATGCGTTACGTCTCGACCCGCGGCACGGCCCCGCACCTGCCCTTTGACGAAGCGATGCTGACGGGACTGGCCCGCGACGGCGGCCTCTATGTCCCCGAGACGATCCCGACGCTGGGTGCCGATCAGATCGCCGCGATGGAAGGCCTGCCCTACGAGGAGGTCGCCGCACAGGTAATGCAGCCGTTCCTGGGCGAGAGCTTTACCCCGGACGAGCTGCGCGGCGCGATCGAGCGGGCCTATGCCGGCTTTTCCCATCCGGCGCGCGCGCCCTTGGTACAACTTGCACCAAGGCACCATCTGCTGGAACTGTTCCACGGCCCGACGCTGGCCTTCAAGGACTTTGCGATGCAGCTGATCGGTCAGCTGTTCCAGATCGCCCTGGCGCGCACCGGCCGGCGGATCACCATCGTGGGAGCCACCTCTGGCGATACGGGCAGCGCCGCGATCGAGGCATTCCGCGGCCTGCCGAATGTCGAGGTCTTCATCCTCTACCCGCATGGCCGGGTCAGCGAGGTGCAGCGCCGCCAGATGACGACGCCGGTCGAAAGCAACGTCCATGCGCTCGCCATCGACGGCCATTTCGATGACGCACAGGCGCGGCTGAAGGATCTGTTCAACGATCACGCCTTCCGCGACGAGGTCGGGCTGGCGGGCGTCAACAGCATCAACTGGGGCCGGGTGCTGGCGCAGGTAGTCTATTACTTCACCGCCGCCGTTTCGCTGGGCGCGCCGCACCGGCCGGTCGCCTTCAGCGTGCCGACCGGCAACTTCGGCGACATCCTCGCCGGGACCGTGGCGCGGCGGATGGGCCTGCCCGTCGCGCGGCTGATCGTCGCGACCAACCAGAACGACATCCTGCACCGGGCACTGACCACAGGTGAATATCGCACTACCAAGGTCGCCCCCTCGATCAGCCCAAGCATGGACATCCAGGTCAGCAGCAATTTCGAGCGTGCGCTGTTCTGGGCATATGGCGGCGACGCCGCAGCCGTGGCCCAACTGATGGACGAGTTGCGAAGCGACGGCGGCTTCACCATCAGCCAGGGCGCGCTGCAGGCTCTGCGCGAGGCCTATGCCTCGGGCCGCGCGTCCGAGGATGAGACGCTGGCGACCATCCGCGACACCTTCGCCGCGACGGGCGAATTGCTGTGCCCGCACAGCGCCGTCGGGGTCAAGGTGGCGGCCGAGCATCTCGCTCCCGGCCTGCCTATGGTCACGCTGGCGACGGCACACCCGGCCAAATTCCCCGACGCTGTCGAGAAAGCCACCGGCATCCGCCCGCCCTTGCCCCCGCATATGGCCGATCTGATGGCCCGTCCCGAGCGCATCACCCGAGTTGAAAACGACGCCGAGGCGCTTAAATCGCTGGTTCGCAGCCGGAGATCCGAATGA
- a CDS encoding GFA family protein, with the protein MLTGGCQCGAVRYEVSQKPGRVYCCHCTECRAQSASAFGISVIVAPDSVRLTAGHTKVWRRPTAAGKILACAFCPDCGTRLWHVNEPPGPEMSIKGGSLDQPVDLTDAFHIWTDSALPGVCIPPGARRFAQEPDV; encoded by the coding sequence ATGCTGACCGGGGGCTGCCAGTGCGGCGCGGTGCGCTATGAGGTCTCGCAAAAGCCAGGGCGGGTGTATTGCTGTCATTGCACCGAGTGCCGGGCGCAATCGGCCTCGGCCTTTGGTATCTCGGTCATCGTCGCGCCGGATTCTGTGCGGCTGACCGCTGGTCATACCAAGGTCTGGCGTCGCCCCACGGCCGCCGGCAAGATCCTCGCCTGCGCCTTTTGCCCCGACTGCGGCACCCGGCTCTGGCACGTCAACGAACCGCCCGGCCCCGAGATGTCGATCAAGGGCGGCTCGCTCGACCAGCCGGTCGACCTGACCGATGCCTTTCACATCTGGACCGACAGCGCCCTGCCCGGCGTCTGCATTCCCCCCGGCGCGCGGCGCTTTGCACAGGAGCCTGATGTCTGA
- a CDS encoding SURF1 family protein: MRRYLFPVILGVVGISILLSLGFWQLRRLQWKEGMLAQIQAQIDAPPQGLPQQVTPAMKYQPVTVAGRTTGTEILVLSGTRESGGGYQVISGFITTDGRTIMVDRGFIPEGERHTARPPTDLRIRGNLHFPDEIGSSTPAPNLTEGIWFARDVPAMAAQLNAQPVLVVASAVEGDAQGIEPIPVAITGIPNNHLEYAWTWFMLAAVWAGMTMYLISRIRLRSY, translated from the coding sequence ATGCGCCGCTACCTCTTTCCCGTCATCCTTGGGGTTGTCGGCATCTCGATCCTGCTCAGCCTCGGGTTCTGGCAACTGCGCCGCCTGCAATGGAAGGAAGGCATGCTGGCGCAGATCCAGGCCCAGATCGACGCGCCACCGCAGGGCCTGCCGCAGCAGGTGACGCCGGCCATGAAATACCAGCCGGTCACCGTCGCCGGCCGCACCACCGGCACCGAGATCCTTGTGCTGTCCGGCACCCGCGAAAGCGGCGGCGGCTATCAGGTCATATCGGGCTTCATCACCACCGACGGCCGCACGATCATGGTCGACCGCGGCTTCATCCCCGAGGGCGAGCGCCACACCGCCCGCCCGCCGACCGACCTGCGCATCCGCGGCAACCTGCACTTTCCGGACGAGATCGGCTCCAGCACGCCGGCCCCGAACCTGACCGAAGGCATCTGGTTCGCCCGCGACGTGCCGGCCATGGCCGCGCAGTTGAACGCGCAACCCGTTCTGGTCGTCGCGAGCGCCGTCGAGGGCGACGCCCAGGGAATCGAACCGATCCCCGTCGCCATCACCGGCATTCCAAACAACCACCTGGAATATGCCTGGACCTGGTTCATGCTCGCAGCTGTCTGGGCAGGCATGACAATGTACCTGATCTCGCGTATCAGGCTGCGATCCTACTGA